The following are encoded in a window of Rosa chinensis cultivar Old Blush chromosome 4, RchiOBHm-V2, whole genome shotgun sequence genomic DNA:
- the LOC112201066 gene encoding probable RNA helicase SDE3, with protein MVDKQESQTSPPRNKWSRFIPFSSSPQPRPDGVWLNRYWLLLVIGSSAILWLTNKNRKPRPPPETKGVASLKSHLSVSQHHLYPASPKTPTYFSGPSPSSPKHPPTYFSTPSPSPSSLKPPAYTSKPSSSSTPSSPKPAPSIYFSLSSPSPSSPKRPPVFKSVLCPASSFSNNDDIIQQQRDRKKTAYVCVEEDSLPVFTIPEDIKTLIKNETVPKVLNCSLSPTTYKDYFAALLYSEDFFLEKWSDFLLKAVTLELNEAEIHKNQKKQDKAFVAFELDSVPQNRPFLLSRDLVFARPVGRSTAEPFQGIINRIVRSKTVLVEFEDAFYTHHHSNKKYDVSFSFNRVCLKRAHQAVKDASEDLFQNFLFPHCDSRGSIPTAPALLSTTCHKLDRDQRSAVGHILRIQGSPPYVVTGPDSVPEGKSFAYFREPSRTGVVVSEAVYQLCQKSPEYRILICAPTNSCCDVLMRSLGKVIPESTMFRANAAFREKEEVPEDILRSSLYKESCFSCPPIEELRKYRVIFSTFMSSFRLHDKGIAVGHFSHIFLVDASSAIEPETLVALTNFADKTTSVIVTGKPGNSPRWVRADIARKKGLKISYFERLCKLWPYRSLSPVFITQLDLNQNSGSDYQTAF; from the exons ATGGTTGACAAACAAGAATCGCAAACCTCCCCCCCAAGAAACAAATGGTCTCGCTTTATACCATTTTCATCATCCCCTCAGCCTCGTCCTGATGGGGTTTGGCTTAATCGGTATTGGTTGCTGCTAGTCATCGGGAGTTCAGCAATATTATGGTTGACAAACAAGAATCGCAAACCTCGCCCCCCTCCAGAAACGAAAGGGGTCGCTTCCCTGAAAAGCCACCTCAGCGTCAGCCAACATCATCTATATCCAGCCTCACCGAAAACCCCAACATATTTTTCTGGACCATCTCCATCTTCCCCAAAACACCCTCCAACATATTTTTCTACACCATCTCCGTCTCCATCTTCCCTGAAACCCCCAGCATATACTTCTAAACCATCTTCATCCTCAACTCCATCTTCCCCAAAACCCGCCCCCAGCATATATTTTTCTCTATCATCTCCGTCTCCATCTTCCCCAAAGCGCCCTCCTGTCTTTAAGTCAGTTCTATGCCCAGCCTCCTCCTTCTCAAATAATGATGATATAATTCAACAACAACGAGACAGGAAGAAAACAGCTTACGTATGTGTTGAAGAGGATTCATTACCTGTATTCACGATTCCTGAGGATATCAAAACCTTGATCAAGAACGAAACTGTGCCCAAAGTTCTCAACTGCTCTTTGTCTCCCACAACGTACAAGGATTACTTTGCTGCTCTGTTATATTCTGAAGATTTCTTCTTGGAG AAATGGAGTGATTTCCTTTTGAAGGCTGTGACATTGGAGTTGAATGAAGCTGAAATtcataaaaatcagaaaaagcAAGATAAAGCCTTTGTGGCATTTGAGCTTGATTCTGTTCCCCAGAATAGGCCATTCCTCTTATCAAGGGACTTGGTCTTTGCACGACCAGTGGGTAGGAGTACTGCTGAGCCCTTTCAG GGTATCATTAATCGCATTGTAAGGAGCAAAACCGTTTTAGTTGAATTTGAAGATGCCTTTTATACTCATCATCATTCCAACAAAAAGTATGATGTCAGCTTCTCATTCAATAGAGTTTGCTTGAAAAGAGCTCACCAAGCAGTTAAAGATGCATCAGAGGACTTGTTTCAGAATTTCCTCTTCCCTCATTGTGACTCACGAGGTAGCATTCCTACTGCACCAGCTCTGCTTTCTACTACCTGTCATAAGCTCGATCGAGATCAACGTTCTGCAGTTGGACATATCTTAAGGATTCAGGGCTCACCTCCTTATGTAGTAACTGGTCCGGACTCTGTACCTGAAGGCAAATCTTTTGCATATTTTAGAGAACCTTCAAGAACTGGAGTAGTTGTTAGTGAAGCAGTATACCAATTATGTCAGAAGTCGCCAGAGTATCGCATTCTTATCTGTGCGCCCACTAACAGCTGCTGCGATGTGCTGATGAGAAGCTTGGGGAAGGTGATTCCAGAGTCGACTATGTTTCGTGCCAATGCTGCATTCCGTGAGAAAGAAGAGGTACCTGAGGATATCCTCCGCTCATCCCTTTACAAAGAGTCCTGTTTTTCTTGTCCTCCAATAGAGGAACTCCGGAAATACAGGGTGATTTTTTCGACTTTCATGAGTAGCTTTCGACTACATGATAAAGGCATAGCTGTTGGACATTTTAGCCATATttttctggtggatgcttcatCCGCTATTGAACCGGAAACATTGGTCGCCCTGACTAACTTTGCTGACAAGACTACTAGTGTTATAGTTACTGGTAAACCTGGAAACAGTCCGCGCTGGGTTCGCGCTGACATTGCAAGGAAAAAGGGACTCAAGATTTCATACTTTGAAAGACTCTGTAAGCTCTGGCCCTATAGAAGCCTCAGTCCAGTGTTCATCACACAATTGGACCTGAACCAAAACTCTGGCTCAGACTACCAAACAGCTTTCTGA